Part of the Salminus brasiliensis chromosome 2, fSalBra1.hap2, whole genome shotgun sequence genome, AACAGGGCATCGAAATCCAACTAAACCGGATACAGACCAGGCAGAGCCACAGGAGTGATTGTCTcataaaaagatttattttctgCCTAAATGTACAAAGGCAAGTTACAATattgtataaaaaaaagaaaaagaaacaaaaaagaaatgtggCAATGTACACTTTACATACGACAACCCCAGGAAGAGAGTGAGGGACGGAGGCAGAGGAGGAACAATACAGAGCTCAGAGACGAGGGGAAAGAGGGCGAGCCAGGTTTTACGAGAGAAATGCATCCAAACATAGACATGAACAAAAGCTGTAAACATCTGTCTTTCAAGTACCAATGAGTGATAGTGAGCCACAGCTCTCAGACTGAGAGAAACAGGACAAAAACACTCCATGTGAGAATGGGAGAGGCCCAAAAAGATCAGGAAGTAGAACTGAAGGGGGGGGAGGCAAGCACATTACATCCTCCCTTCGAGGACTGCAAGGGGACCAGCCATAGTAGCACCGATTGAGACAAACATTAAtgtcaggggaaaaaaaaaaaaacaacaacaaaaaaaaaaaaaatcggcCGACGTGCCTCACTGGGGACGAACACAGAAAATGCCTAAAAGAGAATAACTTAGAACAAGCGCTTTTTCCTCAGTATCATGAACCATGTCACCAGACAGCACAACACTACTGGTTATACGTTCAAAGATAAAATAGTTATGTGATATTACTACTATTTATGAAAAATCCCTCCCCATATTTGACCCAAGCGTGTACGCACAAGTCCCCCTTTTATGCTGATCTAAGTCCAGTTTGCTGGTTTCTTCgaaagggttaaggttaagctCTGGGTTTGGGACAGTGGTCCTACATCAGCTCAAAAAGGAACACTTCTACCCTGAGCCACAGAGCATGTGGGATCAAAGTGTTCTTCGCAATCGTCTCCTGATTGGGTTCAACAGAACATTGTATTTCTCTGCGTCGGTGTAGCTCGTTCTATTCAAAACAGACAGTAAGCTTTAAAAGGAAACTCCAAAGAAAGGGAATATAATGCACTACTGCCAAAACTGCATGTCCTTTAGTGTTTAAAATGGGACTGAAACAAAAATGCAGACTCTGCTAAACTGAACCTCTGCCTGTGACAATGGTTTCACCACGTTTCACCTGTATACTGGtttagataaaaagaaaaagctacGCAAGCTGTGATTTTGTAATGTTGTGCACCTGAGGGATGCAGGTAGCAATGAAGAGCTATGGCGAGTTGGATTAACTACCTGACATTAAACAGGATGGGCAAAACAAACTGGGGTGGGTTGAGGGTAGCAGAAGCCGAACGCCTTTGAGAACATGATTCCTGTTAATCTATTCGAGAACCTCTGATCTGGATTTACCTCTTATGCTAGTGCAGATTGGGACAAAAAAAGGCCCTCCAAGTAAGCAATTATGCTATGATTTGATATATGTTTTTAGTAGAAAGCTCACCGAATTGAAACCGAAGTGTGACATGCTTGAAAAAAAGATGGTGGTTGATGGTTTGGGAAGAAAAGACACCCAAGTAGAGAGAGAAGTGGAGCAAGAGAAGAAGGGTAGCATGGGGCGGGGGATATATCACAACACTTCAATTATAAAGCCGTTACACCAGCtacatattcatattatatCAACAATAGTAGAAAAAAGGctaacagacaaaaaaaagggggaaaaaagagtaGGAAATTCCAATAGCATCCAAcaacctttttaaaataattcctCTGTACAATATATACAGAAACCACATAGTGAGTgcatgtgggagagagagagagaagggcagCAAGAGGAAGTGAGGCAAACGTGCACAGCTTGCCTTACTCTCTGTgttaatgttttttctttttttttttttctttctttctagtGCTATAGTACACCATGCAGATACACATGACAGAGTGGAAGGGAGAGGGAGTCGGGAGGACATCCGGAGAAAGGAGCTCCAAAAGTGAACACCGAACAGCACATGTACTCCACTGTCAGGTATACAGTAACTCTACACATCAATGTATTCAGACTGGGATCCAACTAGGGAGCTTGCACGGTGGGCCACTCTTGGGCCTCTGCGGGGGCTAAAGTGCCCGTAGAGATCTTCTACCATAGAAACTCTTCGTGCCTTAATATATGCACTTACCCCAGGGCTTAAACTCTGATCCATGCAGATTGGCATGAGACTCTCAAGCAGCAGCATGTTGGACAAAAAGCATGGGCGTGTGTCACAGTTTGTGACCAGGCAACCTCGGTTCAGAAATTCTGGTCGACCTCATGTCACACGCACCCGCACGAACATACACCCCTCACACAGATGACCCCCTGTCGCAGTTACAGAAGCGAGGTCTGGGGAAAAAGCTCCAACGGGAGTACCCACATTCCTTCCTCCCAGCATGGCTGCTGAAGGGGTATTGGTAGTATTGCCACAAAGAAAGGCACTACTCCAGTCCAGCCTACAAGCAGTACAGAAACACTCCTTCCTTATAGGGAGTCCTTTGCAGCATGTTTGAGCAACCTTCCAAAGCAGCCTGTCATTAGTAGTCCTGTTAAAGATCCAAACCATGGTGTTGAATATGGAGCAGGTGTCTCAGTAATGCTGGAGAAATGTGTAACCCCTCAGAAGACCACTTGACCGTGCTGCTACTTGTACACACAAGCCAGTGTAACGTTCCTTGCATGAGCCGTTGATGGAATCGCAACGGGAGACGTGTTTGCTAGTCTTcttttaagaaaatatttaataatgacGGCGTCTTACCAACAGTGAACGACACAGGCTGATTGTGGGAAGTGCGTTTTAAATGCCTTTAACAAAACTACTACTATGAGCTCAAGTAAGTGGATGTCAAATGTTCACGACTGAAATCATCAACAGGAACTCTAGCTACTCCCCTGAATCTgaactgagtgagagagatgggcATCATCAGCTTGCATAGagtccagagtgtgtgtttatgtggatGTGTGAGTCTGGACAAAGAGAAAGGAGATCAGAAGAatccagaaagaaaaaaagaaaaaagaaaaaatatccACCAGTATGTGTAATCCTTATGGCACGTCACAGGAACAGTTCTGTGAAGTAACTGTTAACCCTTCTCGCCAAAGCCCAGACTGGTCAACAAAGCAATGTAGTGACATGACGTTTCCATACTGTCCATAATCTCAGTCCATCATCCACCATCTTCCTTAAACCAAGGTTGTCTAATAGCTAGCACAACATTTGTAGTCTCTCGAGACAGGGCTGGAGGTCCTCCTCTCTCGCGAGTATGTAGCCTACGGCACTGAGGGGCTGGGGTGGTCTAACTGCGTGCTTGCAGGGGGGCTGGCGAGGGTTCCGCACCCACTATCCATCTCCGGTGACGGGGAATGGCAGGGCAAAGACTCCGGGATATCCGGGAAGAACAACCAAAAATTCAGGAACACCATTGAACTGATGTCATAAACTGCACACACTTTTCCTCATGTGATCTAATCACATGGCTGCAGGCAAGCTCGAGGTCCACAAGTCACCTTTTCCCTGTTGGAGAAAAGAAGGGAGTCTTCACGTCACGTGTGCctacaagaaaaacaaaacgaAACAAAGAGACTGATGTAAGATATGAGCAGACACTGTCTCAGAGAAATAATTAAGATCTGACATTGTTCTGAGCCATGTATTCAATATTTAGGAAAGAAAATGAACAAAGAGCTattccactagagggcagcaaaGACCACATCATATTCCTGAAGAATTCTGTCTACTAAATATTGGACAAGTTTTGTGCTTGAAGCTATTAGAGAATAATAACTTACCATTCTCACCTCCGTGCTGGGGGGTACAGTGAAGGGGCAGAGGCTTGCTGACTGGCAACAATGGCTGATGATGAGATTCCTATATGGAGAAAGATAACTGGTCAAGAATCAAATTTGAGACATCACAACTGGCAGAAGATTTACATTTAGGACTGGTTTAACCCCACACTTCTGTCACTCCTCTAATGACACTGCTATCGTGAGTAACATCGGCCCCAATAGGCCCCATCATAGGCCCcaaaattgaaccctgtgggactttACAAGATATGCTAAAGCTAATGACCAAAATACCAAATCATTTACAATGGTTCACACATTAGgattaataattgaataataaatctagggttcaaggggttaacAGAGAACCAGTGATGGCGAGTATATTACAGCATTTCTGTTAACAAGCAGATGGTTCATTCACTCACCTGTGGCGTAAGACAAATCATACTGTCCAGAGAGTAGAGGGTACCCCAAGTGGTGATGGGAAGGCATAATTCGCTGTGAAGGCGAAGATCGCGGCCGGTCGCCTTCTCGCTCTCTGTCATTTCCACCCCGCTCTCTCTCATGGGATGTCTTCTCACCCACTGTGGGTGATTTGCTCTTGTATTGACTGGCATGCTGATGCAGGATGTCCAGGGCTTTAGACTCAGAAGCAGACTTGCCAGTCACTGTAGGACTGGCGCGGGCCTTCTCACCTTCCTCTCCCGGGGGAATCTTACTTCCATATGGTGAAAAGGAGTAGCCTGCTGACAGGTAGGACCCTGGAGAGAACATTTGAAATTATGAATataaatcctttattttcaagTAACATCAGAATTCTGTATATTTgacctcatcatcatcttacCTGGGTAGTTTTGCATCATGACTGAAGGCATTCCTCGGTATCCTGGGTGACTGGGGTCATATCCCTGGCCATATGGGTATCCATGCATGTAGGGCATGTAAGATTGGTGTTGAGGCAGAGCTGAGGGGAACTGCATATGGGCTCTGGGATCCTTACTTACTCCCCTATGCTCCTCAGAGGCTGTTGATGTGCGTGGCTCAGCCCCCTCTTTGCTTTCTTCCTTAAGAGGAGTGTCTTTGGGACGAGGCCTTTCCTCTTTGCCTTTCCTATCTCGCTCCCggtctcgatctctctctctgtccctgtccctgtcaCGATCCCGGTCTCTCTCTCGGTCACGATCGCGCTCTCGTTCATCTTTCCACCTCTCTTCATCCAGCTGTTTTTGGGTTTCAGGGTACTTACTGGGGTAAACATAGGGCCATAGTCGAGAATCAGGTTCCTGTAAGAGAAGAACACTTTAATTTAGAATTCATACAGGAAAAAGGACATTTATATGATTTGCATATTTAAAGGAATGGAAGAACAGGTATGGTGTCCTAACCTGTCTGTACATGTACATAGCCTGCTCCATGGCAGATGGCCTCCCAGACTCTATACTGGACTTTTGTTCCTCTTTCCCATGGTGTCCTTCACTTAGCTTCATCTTTAGCCCTTCTGTCTGCTGGCCTAGTGGCTTTCCATCTTCTCCCTTTGGGATGATAACGGATTTGGCCGGCTCTGAGGGTGGATCTTTGGGCTTGGTCTGAGGCAGGGGCTTACCGAGGTCAGAAAGGCTTGGAGCTTTGGAAAGGGTAGGGGGAACTGATGCCTTTTGCTTCCACTCCTCTGACTTCATGgaggcttctctgtctttctgaacAGCCTCGGATTTCTTCTCAGCTGCTCTGTGCTGCTCAGCAGCCTGCCGCTGCCGTTCCTCGCATTGTTGCCTGTAAGCTGGATTAGTATTTAGCAAATGATTATGATAAGCCTGGTCTGGTGAATAGCCATAAGGGGGCACATAGGCATATTGATTGTAATACAGCGGCTGCATATACATATTGGAGCGTTGCTGGATGACCGAtggttgctgctgctgctgttgttgttgttgctgctgctgttgttgttgttgttgttgttgctgctgctgctgctgctgctgctgctgctgactagAAGTGCTAATGTCTGGTTTGCGATCTTCAGACTGTTCTGATTTACCCTTCTCATCCCCTACTTCctgttcttcttctttctttaccTTTACAGTACCGTCTTGCAATGGCACACCAGTATTTGAGACCCCTGGGCTGGGGTTAGGATTGGCGTAATTGGGTGAGTAGTATGTTTCGTAATTGGGATAGTATGGAGATTCTTTATTAGGAGGTTGATTTGGGAACAGAGCCTTTTTGGCCCCTTCCCTGGTAGCCTGATCCTCAGACTTGACCTTCACACCTTCCACTTTGCCCTCCCCATCTTCACCTGCATCTGAAATGTCAGAGTAGGCTGGACTGTTGGTTTTAACCGAAGAGTTATCGGCTCCATTCTGGGTTACCACATGTAGAGGGGTGAGAGGTTGGGCCATCCCTCCACTGTCTATCCGGCTGGCTACGCCAATAGAGGGACTGGGAGCATTGTCAGTGAAGCTGTAGATTTTGTCAGCTTCAGCCTTGATACTGGCCAAGCGACTCTGGTGGGGGTCTGTTGAACCATTGAGTAGGCCATCACTTTTGCTCCCAGGGTCTGAGGATTCAGAGTAAGGACTTTTTCCTTCCTCTGACTTCCCTCCCTTCCCAGGGGCTTTCGGGCTGTCGCTCTCCTTTCCACCctccttcttctttttgtcttttttcttcttgtccTTGGAACCACTTAAGGCTGGGTTCATAGAAGGGTCACCCATTACTACAGGCTTAGGCTGGATGGCTTTCAGCTGGGGGCTTTTGGGAATAGACTGCACCACTGTGCTCACACCCATAGAGGAGCTTGAGTTAGGGGCTGGGAAGCTGGACGCTTGTAAGCTATAGAGCTGCTGTGGTGGCATGGAAGGCACAACAGGTCTTCCGGATTTCACACCCTTCTGAGACAGCTTATCTGCTTTGGAGCCACCTCCAGACTTCTTTGCCTTGTCCAGACTTTTCTTATCATCAATGCCGTCATTGCTAGCCTCATCTGTAAGACATGGGCCATCTTCACAGCCGTCTAAGTGCACTCCAGAATCATGGTCAGCCTCTGGTTTCTTTTTGGACTGCTTGGAGGCATACTTGCCTACTGAAGGCTCTGGGCTCTGGGCATCAAACCCCCTGCCTTTTGGGGTAATGGATCGAGCTGGAGAGACGCAGCCCTTTTGGGCAATAGAGGCTCCATTGCAGCTGCCTGGTTCTGGATGCAAAGTAGAATCCTCCCCATATTCACTGTCCCCATCCATGTCCAGTTTGATGTCGTCATCATTATGGGCACGAGCCTGGTGGTATTTTAGGCCATTGATGTGCTTGTATTTCTTGTTGCAGTTGGGATGGGGGCAGTCAATGAGCACTGGAGAGGGGCAACTGCGGTCTAGGGAAGGGGGCAGAGGCTCTGCTTTGATTGTGGGGATGGGAAGCACAGCATGAGGCATTCCGCTGTTTGAGTTTGTACGCATACGTTTGCTACCTTTTGTGTCCTCTGAGCTGGAATTAGGCTCCATGTCTGAGGCAGGTTTATTCTTGCGTTTGTTCACAGATGAGGGGCTGGCCTTGACATCTTCAGTGTTGCTATTGGGTGGTGTGCGACGTTCAGAAGAGTTCTGACTGCCCCGTCGTCCCTTGCTGTTAGATGCTGCTCGGGTCTTGCTGCTGTTGCTCCCCTTGTTATCGGAAGAATTGCTGTTCTCATTTACTGGAGTGTTGCTGTTGGGTCTCATTCTTTTACCCCGACCTCGTCCATTCCTCATCTCCAAATCACTTGTGGGCGACTCACAAAACCTGTAAGAACAGAAAAGaagtgaaaaataaatgatcagCTCGCGGTAGAAATCACATGGAGAACTGACCCAGCAATGCAAGGTGAAACTCTCAGTCATTCATCATCCCAATTGTGGACAAATCTGCAAAAAAGCAGATTTGCTAGAGTGCAAGCCCTTTAAGGTACATTGAATTGTCTGCCTAAACTCTTGCACACTTATCTGCACCCCTCACAGGACACTAACGGTGCCAAGAAAGACACTCAGATGAGTGATGGCCTCTCCTGAATCATGCCCCTCCATTCTGATTCCATAAGTGCCTCTCCGGCGGCCCCGAGAGAGACGTGCTATGGGTTTTTATCCTCTTGTTATCCCTGATCTCGACAGCAGTGCTTGTTCTGACGGATGGCGCACAGCAGCACAGTCCTGCAGGATTAGGCCAGGGTGACCTGGCTGCTGATTAGATATGTGGTGATAACATCCTCTAACAGACAGGGCATGAGCTTAGGGGGGTAAGAGAAGCCAGAGAGCTCAATCAAAGAACAGGTCACACCCCTGTCACTGGCGAAGGCATAAAACAATGTAGTGTCTGCAAAGCTCTGTAGTGCTACTGAATCAGAACGACCGGAAAATGCTGTTAGTGAGGCTGAGTGCATTCAAGACGACGGCATGCAGAACACAGAGCTCAAAAGAAACACCCAGCATTTGAATCTGTGCCCAGTTCTGCAGAAAAATATGCATATCATATGCATAGTCTTGCCAGCCATACTGCTAACGTATTAGTTTAATCAGAGAGCTGGATGTAGCGTGAAATGCTTTCCGTTATCACACCTGCCATACAGTGGAAGCAAAGCATGAGTAGCAAACTGAATTGACTGAATTCTACACGGACAAGAACGCTAGTCGGTAAAGCACAACTCTAAACTAGACACTCCTATATAAACCCATAGCGCTCTCCAAGGACAGCTGTTATATGTGTATTGTTAGCTTGCAGCCTCCTGTAGGCCTCAGATAACAAGTTCCACAGCAATGCAGTCTTTCCCAAAGCTGTCAGAATAGAAAATACACGGATGCCCTTGTGGCAATGCTACTCAAATGTATACAATAACATTACATATGGATGGCTTGTTACATGTGACCTTGCACAGGACCAATGAAGTGCTAAGTCAAAGAGAGTTTGTACAGTGATGGGGAAAGTATTACAGCATACTGTAGCTTCCTCAAAACCTTCACATATCGCCAAAACAACCTGAAATGTGGGTCAAACTGAAAAACGTGCAAGGCACTAGGACCTAAAAGACACACGACTGAGCAGTGGCTCCCTAACATATGCTGAAAGCTTCAGCTTTTGATGCCTTGGATcgatgaagaggaggaagaaaagaaaaatcaattcctccctgatgttgcctTTCAAAAGCACAATGTCAGCATGAGAAGGGCTCTGAGATATTACCCTCCGCTACATCATTCATAATGACGAGAGTGGCACACTTGCAGAATGGGAAAAGAACACACAGCCAGTCATTTGTTGCTTATTTTCTCGTTAGTTAAATTAAACGATGATTGGGAGAAAGCAAAAGCAGAAATTCCTCAGCGTACAAACCACAAATCACCAATTACAAACAGCACAAACTGCAATGTGCAAACATGATTAATTATATCAAATCCTGCATTAATGAGAGCAAATGTTCATTAGTCATGAATTCTTACTATTTTCACATTTACTTGCAATAATATTTGAGTGCTGGCTTCCTTACCGTGGAGGCGCCCAGTCGTGCCGAGTGCAGTCTAGAAGAGTGCCCACATAGGTTTTATTCCTCCAAGTGACATTTACTACCAGCATACCT contains:
- the znf609a gene encoding zinc finger protein 609a isoform X1, producing MSLSSGTAGGKGVDSNAVDTYDSGDEWDIGVGNLIIDLDADLEKDKLEMSATKDGGGMAAPPSAVAALPDNIKFVSPVPAQGKDGKSKSKRNKNSKDTSKSSAPDAAKKEAQGRTQNEGTGPAAGAASAALAGTGKSADKSTKTRNVPGGKKDKEGGSGKSKKDKSEGVTSGNVATDKDSSAPVLTLGPSRNTPFEGRQNADLSCDQIGNIALDPAGIVQAIKSEPEEIDNNDCRNMKKVKSEKMESPVSTPAPPPLHLLAPVGSSEISSPCEQIMVRTRSVAVNTTDVALATEPECLGPCEPGTSVNLEGIVWQETEDGMLVVNVTWRNKTYVGTLLDCTRHDWAPPRFCESPTSDLEMRNGRGRGKRMRPNSNTPVNENSNSSDNKGSNSSKTRAASNSKGRRGSQNSSERRTPPNSNTEDVKASPSSVNKRKNKPASDMEPNSSSEDTKGSKRMRTNSNSGMPHAVLPIPTIKAEPLPPSLDRSCPSPVLIDCPHPNCNKKYKHINGLKYHQARAHNDDDIKLDMDGDSEYGEDSTLHPEPGSCNGASIAQKGCVSPARSITPKGRGFDAQSPEPSVGKYASKQSKKKPEADHDSGVHLDGCEDGPCLTDEASNDGIDDKKSLDKAKKSGGGSKADKLSQKGVKSGRPVVPSMPPQQLYSLQASSFPAPNSSSSMGVSTVVQSIPKSPQLKAIQPKPVVMGDPSMNPALSGSKDKKKKDKKKKEGGKESDSPKAPGKGGKSEEGKSPYSESSDPGSKSDGLLNGSTDPHQSRLASIKAEADKIYSFTDNAPSPSIGVASRIDSGGMAQPLTPLHVVTQNGADNSSVKTNSPAYSDISDAGEDGEGKVEGVKVKSEDQATREGAKKALFPNQPPNKESPYYPNYETYYSPNYANPNPSPGVSNTGVPLQDGTVKVKKEEEQEVGDEKGKSEQSEDRKPDISTSSQQQQQQQQQQQQQQQQQQQQQQQQQQQQQPSVIQQRSNMYMQPLYYNQYAYVPPYGYSPDQAYHNHLLNTNPAYRQQCEERQRQAAEQHRAAEKKSEAVQKDREASMKSEEWKQKASVPPTLSKAPSLSDLGKPLPQTKPKDPPSEPAKSVIIPKGEDGKPLGQQTEGLKMKLSEGHHGKEEQKSSIESGRPSAMEQAMYMYRQEPDSRLWPYVYPSKYPETQKQLDEERWKDERERDRDRERDRDRDRDRDRERDRDRERDRKGKEERPRPKDTPLKEESKEGAEPRTSTASEEHRGVSKDPRAHMQFPSALPQHQSYMPYMHGYPYGQGYDPSHPGYRGMPSVMMQNYPGSYLSAGYSFSPYGSKIPPGEEGEKARASPTVTGKSASESKALDILHQHASQYKSKSPTVGEKTSHERERGGNDREREGDRPRSSPSQRIMPSHHHLGYPLLSGQYDLSYATGISSSAIVASQQASAPSLYPPARRHT
- the znf609a gene encoding zinc finger protein 609a isoform X2, producing the protein MSLSSGTAGGKGVDSNAVDTYDSGDEWDIGVGNLIIDLDADLEKDKLEMSATKDGGGMAAPPSAVAALPDNIKFVSPVPAQGKDGKSKSKRNKNSKDTSKSSAPDAAKKEAQGRTQNEGTGPAAGAASAALAGTGKSADKSTKTRNVPGGKKDKEGGSGKSKKDKSEGVTSGNVATDKDSSAPVLTLGPSRNTPFEGRQNADLSCDQIGNIALDPAGIVQAIKSEPEEIDNNDCRNMKKVKSEKMESPVSTPAPPPLHLLAPVGSSEISSPCEQIMVRTRSVAVNTTDVALATEPECLGPCEPGTSVNLEGIVWQETEDGMLVVNVTWRNKTYVGTLLDCTRHDWAPPRFCESPTSDLEMRNGRGRGKRMRPNSNTPVNENSNSSDNKGSNSSKTRAASNSKGRRGSQNSSERRTPPNSNTEDVKASPSSVNKRKNKPASDMEPNSSSEDTKGSKRMRTNSNSGMPHAVLPIPTIKAEPLPPSLDRSCPSPVLIDCPHPNCNKKYKHINGLKYHQARAHNDDDIKLDMDGDSEYGEDSTLHPEPGSCNGASIAQKGCVSPARSITPKGRGFDAQSPEPSVGKYASKQSKKKPEADHDSGVHLDGCEDGPCLTDEASNDGIDDKKSLDKAKKSGGGSKADKLSQKGVKSGRPVVPSMPPQQLYSLQASSFPAPNSSSSMGVSTVVQSIPKSPQLKAIQPKPVVMGDPSMNPALSGSKDKKKKDKKKKEGGKESDSPKAPGKGGKSEEGKSPYSESSDPGSKSDGLLNGSTDPHQSRLASIKAEADKIYSFTDNAPSPSIGVASRIDSGGMAQPLTPLHVVTQNGADNSSVKTNSPAYSDISDAGEDGEGKVEGVKVKSEDQATREGAKKALFPNQPPNKESPYYPNYETYYSPNYANPNPSPGVSNTGVPLQDGTVKVKKEEEQEVGDEKGKSEQSEDRKPDISTSSQQQQQQQQQQQQQQQQQQQQQQQQQQQQQPSVIQQRSNMYMQPLYYNQYAYVPPYGYSPDQAYHNHLLNTNPAYRQQCEERQRQAAEQHRAAEKKSEAVQKDREASMKSEEWKQKASVPPTLSKAPSLSDLGKPLPQTKPKDPPSEPAKSVIIPKGEDGKPLGQQTEGLKMKLSEGHHGKEEQKSSIESGRPSAMEQAMYMYRQEPDSRLWPYVYPSKYPETQKQLDEERWKDERERDRDRERDRDRDRDRDRERDRDRERDRKGKEERPRPKDTPLKEESKEGAEPRTSTASEEHRGVSKDPRAHMQFPSALPQHQSYMPYMHGYPYGQGYDPSHPGYRGMPSVMMQNYPGSYLSAGYSFSPYGSKIPPGEEGEKARASPTVTGKSASESKALDILHQHASQYKSKSPTVGEKTSHERERGGNDREREGDRPRSSPSQRIMPSHHHLGYPLLSGQYDLSYATGISSSAIVASQQASAPSLYPPARR